Proteins encoded together in one uncultured Desulfosarcina sp. window:
- a CDS encoding amidohydrolase, with protein sequence MEFDTVIHNGTLVTMDVRMRIIPSGWIGIRDGCIGAIESGAPPADAPQSVDAAGGIVMPGLVNTHTHLPMTLFRGLADDLPLAEWLNDHIFPAEARFIRPDTVRWGTLLACAEMLLSGTTCCCGGYFLEEVVARAVSETGMRAVLAQGVIDFPAPGVPDPKKNIDHAAAYATHWLSESPRITPSIFCHAPYTCSDATLKAAKAAADEMGLLFQVHVAETRQERERSIREKGLSPLAHLDSLDLLDRRTLMAHCVWLDERDIAVAADRGCAVAHCPESNMKLASGIAPVVAMRVAGIPVGLGTDGCASNNDLDLFGEMATAAKLHKAASGDPTVLGALDVLKMGTIDGARAIGLNDSIGSLEIGKQADIVVMDTHAAHLTPMYHPESHIVYAAGGSDVRHVFVSGQPLVQDRRLLTMDIREIMDRVNTIALEIRKPWI encoded by the coding sequence ATGGAATTCGATACCGTCATCCACAACGGCACCCTGGTGACCATGGATGTGCGTATGCGGATCATTCCGTCCGGGTGGATCGGCATTCGCGACGGATGCATCGGGGCCATCGAATCCGGTGCGCCGCCTGCCGATGCGCCGCAATCCGTGGATGCTGCCGGCGGCATCGTTATGCCCGGCCTGGTCAACACCCACACCCACCTGCCCATGACCCTGTTTCGGGGGCTGGCCGACGACCTGCCCCTGGCCGAGTGGCTCAACGACCACATCTTCCCGGCCGAAGCCCGCTTCATCCGCCCGGATACCGTTCGCTGGGGCACCCTGCTGGCCTGCGCCGAGATGCTGCTCTCGGGCACTACCTGCTGCTGCGGGGGCTATTTTCTCGAAGAGGTCGTGGCCCGGGCCGTTTCCGAAACCGGCATGCGGGCTGTGCTGGCCCAGGGCGTGATCGATTTTCCGGCCCCCGGTGTGCCCGACCCGAAAAAAAATATCGACCACGCCGCGGCCTACGCAACGCACTGGCTGTCCGAAAGCCCCCGAATCACCCCGTCCATTTTCTGCCATGCGCCGTACACCTGCAGCGATGCCACCTTGAAAGCGGCCAAGGCCGCTGCCGATGAAATGGGCCTGTTGTTCCAGGTTCACGTGGCCGAAACCCGCCAGGAGCGGGAGCGATCCATCCGGGAAAAGGGACTCAGCCCGCTGGCCCACCTGGACAGCCTGGACCTGCTCGACCGTCGCACCCTCATGGCCCACTGCGTCTGGCTGGACGAACGCGATATCGCCGTTGCGGCCGACCGTGGATGCGCCGTGGCCCACTGTCCGGAAAGCAACATGAAGCTGGCCTCCGGGATCGCACCGGTGGTTGCCATGCGTGTAGCAGGAATCCCGGTGGGTCTGGGCACCGACGGCTGCGCCAGCAACAACGATCTGGATCTGTTCGGTGAAATGGCCACCGCCGCCAAGCTTCACAAAGCAGCCAGCGGCGATCCCACGGTCCTGGGCGCCCTGGACGTACTGAAAATGGGAACCATCGACGGCGCCCGGGCCATCGGTCTGAACGACAGCATCGGCTCTCTGGAAATCGGCAAACAGGCCGACATCGTTGTCATGGACACCCATGCGGCGCACCTGACCCCCATGTATCACCCCGAATCCCATATCGTGTACGCGGCCGGCGGCAGCGATGTTCGCCATGTGTTCGTATCCGGCCAACCGCTGGTTCAGGACCGCCGGCTGTTGACCATGGACATCCGCGAAATCATGGATCGGGTCAACACCATTGCCCTGGAGATTCGAAAACCATGGATCTGA